One window of the Arcobacter sp. F2176 genome contains the following:
- a CDS encoding YqiA/YcfP family alpha/beta fold hydrolase — translation MIIYIHGFASSGLGDKAALFKEYFDEELISPSLSYVPSLAIDTLEQLIESYLSLEQEVYLVGSSLGGYYAIYLANKYNLKAVLINPAVHAYDTLDKIGTATNYYDYSSFEVIKEHLTYLKSIEVAEINEQSNFMVLLQEDDEVLDFNDAVEKLPKSELIIEQGGSHSFDEVERYFRKITLFFR, via the coding sequence ATGATTATATATATACACGGTTTTGCCTCATCTGGACTTGGTGACAAAGCAGCACTTTTTAAAGAATATTTTGATGAAGAGTTAATCTCTCCATCACTTTCATATGTTCCCTCACTTGCTATTGATACCTTAGAACAACTTATTGAATCTTATCTTAGCTTAGAACAAGAGGTTTATTTAGTAGGCTCTTCTTTGGGTGGATATTATGCTATCTATTTAGCCAATAAATATAATTTAAAAGCAGTTTTAATTAATCCTGCCGTTCATGCATATGACACTTTAGATAAAATTGGAACAGCTACAAATTATTATGACTATTCAAGTTTTGAAGTTATAAAAGAGCATTTGACATATCTAAAATCAATAGAAGTAGCTGAAATAAATGAGCAATCAAATTTTATGGTATTACTTCAAGAAGATGATGAGGTTTTAGATTTCAATGATGCAGTTGAAAAATTACCAAAATCAGAGCTTATAATAGAGCAAGGTGGTAGTCATAGTTTTGATGAGGTTGAAAGATATTTTAGAAAAATAACTCTTTTCTTTAGATGA
- a CDS encoding sialidase family protein translates to MEFLKVKKIWNKSPHNAFTDLIRFGDYLYCTFREANEHMSMDGKLRVIRSKDGKRWSSVALLGFDGGDVRDGKFSITPKNELMLNAGVRLVESIDGLNTRSITWLSNDGTKWSEVFACPTGLGTWRWSTTWHKKTAYSIGYTGKDKLGCLYSTKDGKKWKIVKDKLFPTKNSSWSESSLVFLENGDLYVLLRRDSQSYTSVLGFSKFPYEEWSWSDLNVPIGGPKMIYMEKQDKFLATVRLYGNQSARTSLCWIDYENGELRESLTLPSGGDTSYAGMVYEEDILWISYYSSHEGKTSIYLAKVRI, encoded by the coding sequence ATGGAATTTCTAAAAGTTAAAAAAATATGGAATAAATCACCTCACAATGCATTTACTGATTTGATACGTTTTGGTGATTATCTTTATTGTACTTTTAGAGAAGCCAATGAACACATGTCTATGGATGGTAAACTTAGAGTCATAAGATCTAAAGATGGTAAAAGATGGTCTTCTGTTGCACTTTTAGGATTTGATGGTGGTGACGTTCGCGATGGTAAATTTTCAATTACACCTAAAAATGAACTTATGTTAAATGCTGGGGTGCGATTAGTTGAATCAATTGATGGTTTAAATACTCGTTCAATAACTTGGTTATCAAATGATGGCACAAAGTGGAGTGAAGTTTTTGCTTGCCCTACAGGTCTTGGAACTTGGCGATGGAGTACAACTTGGCATAAAAAGACAGCATATAGTATAGGATATACAGGGAAAGATAAACTAGGCTGTTTATATAGTACAAAAGATGGTAAAAAATGGAAAATAGTAAAAGATAAACTTTTCCCTACTAAAAACTCTTCTTGGAGTGAAAGCTCTCTAGTCTTTCTAGAAAATGGCGATTTATATGTACTTTTACGACGAGATTCTCAAAGTTATACATCAGTACTTGGATTTTCTAAGTTTCCTTATGAGGAATGGTCTTGGAGTGATTTAAATGTTCCTATTGGTGGACCTAAGATGATTTATATGGAAAAGCAAGATAAGTTTTTAGCTACAGTTCGTCTTTATGGAAATCAAAGTGCTAGAACATCTTTATGTTGGATTGACTATGAAAATGGAGAATTAAGAGAATCTTTAACTTTACCTTCAGGTGGTGATACAAGTTATGCAGGAATGGTATATGAAGAGGATATTTTGTGGATAAGTTATTACTCTTCACATGAGGGGAAAACATCTATTTATCTTGCTAAAGTTAGAATATAA
- a CDS encoding aldose 1-epimerase family protein encodes MKYKISNSILEVSIKDFGAELCSLKKRNDSIEYLWQGDKKYWNRHAPILFPIVGKLIDNEYIYNNKTYKVGQHGFARDKLFEVFAKENDYISFKLTSSKETLEIYPFNFELYLSYRLINNSLKISYKVVNKSQKKMYFSIGAHPAFNWPLEKGNKGDYYLEFENTKELERLPLTVDGISEKKEIVNLEDNKLHLNEELFKDDALVIQNLKNKTITFKNSKDDKSIKMSFEGFAYLGLWSKQSGAPFICIEPWHGIADFIGHNKKLENKKGIITLLENEIFESSYTISV; translated from the coding sequence ATGAAATACAAGATTTCAAATAGTATTTTAGAAGTTTCAATAAAAGATTTTGGTGCAGAACTTTGTAGTCTAAAAAAAAGAAATGATTCTATTGAGTATCTCTGGCAAGGTGATAAAAAATACTGGAATCGTCATGCGCCTATTTTATTTCCTATTGTTGGAAAACTAATAGATAATGAATATATTTATAACAATAAAACTTACAAAGTGGGACAACATGGTTTTGCTAGAGATAAATTATTTGAAGTTTTTGCAAAAGAAAATGATTACATTTCTTTTAAACTTACAAGTTCAAAAGAAACACTTGAAATCTATCCTTTTAATTTTGAATTATATTTAAGTTATAGATTAATAAATAACTCTCTTAAAATATCATATAAAGTAGTAAACAAATCTCAAAAAAAGATGTATTTTTCAATAGGTGCTCACCCTGCTTTTAATTGGCCTTTGGAAAAAGGAAATAAAGGTGATTATTACTTAGAGTTTGAAAATACAAAAGAGTTAGAAAGATTACCTTTAACTGTAGATGGTATATCTGAGAAAAAAGAGATAGTTAATTTAGAAGATAATAAATTACATTTAAATGAAGAGCTTTTTAAAGATGATGCCTTAGTTATACAAAACCTAAAAAACAAAACAATCACTTTTAAAAACTCTAAAGATGATAAAAGTATAAAGATGTCATTTGAGGGTTTTGCTTATCTTGGACTTTGGTCAAAACAAAGCGGTGCGCCATTTATCTGCATAGAGCCTTGGCATGGTATTGCTGATTTTATAGGACATAATAAAAAACTTGAAAACAAAAAAGGAATAATCACTTTATTAGAAAATGAGATATTTGAAAGTAGTTATACTATTTCGGTATAA
- a CDS encoding nucleoside deaminase gives MDKFLQAAIEEAKKGLDEGGIPIGSVLVIDDKIVGRGHNRRVQNGSAVLHAEMDCLENAGRIKASDYKRATLYSTLSPCDMCSGAVLLYGISKVVIGENKTFQGPEEYVKSRRVDVKVMDNQECINLMETFIKNNPELWNEDIGV, from the coding sequence ATGGACAAATTCTTACAAGCTGCAATTGAAGAAGCAAAAAAAGGTTTGGATGAGGGTGGAATACCTATTGGCTCAGTACTTGTTATTGATGATAAAATAGTAGGTCGTGGACATAATAGAAGAGTCCAAAATGGAAGCGCAGTTTTACATGCTGAGATGGATTGTTTAGAAAATGCAGGACGCATAAAGGCAAGTGATTATAAAAGAGCAACTTTGTATTCTACTTTATCACCTTGTGATATGTGTAGTGGAGCAGTTTTACTTTATGGAATATCAAAAGTTGTTATTGGTGAAAACAAAACATTTCAAGGACCTGAAGAGTATGTAAAATCAAGGAGAGTAGATGTAAAAGTTATGGATAATCAAGAGTGTATCAATTTAATGGAAACATTTATAAAAAATAATCCAGAACTTTGGAATGAAGATATTGGAGTATAA
- a CDS encoding DUF2059 domain-containing protein: protein MKKIISMIVLMFLCGTTLFASPAKEESVRELIELSGSKNIGKMFMNQLLPNLKRLAPDAPEEFWDKMTKEIDMDKMVELTIPIYQKYLNEEDIQAINEFYKTEAGQKLIKQTPQIMQESMIAGQQWGREIAQKIVKELKEKEYIKQNMK, encoded by the coding sequence ATGAAAAAAATTATAAGTATGATCGTTCTTATGTTCTTATGTGGAACTACACTATTTGCAAGCCCTGCAAAAGAAGAGAGTGTTAGAGAGTTAATAGAGTTATCAGGTTCTAAAAATATAGGAAAAATGTTTATGAATCAACTATTGCCAAACCTAAAAAGACTTGCACCAGATGCACCTGAAGAGTTTTGGGATAAAATGACAAAAGAAATTGATATGGATAAAATGGTAGAGTTAACTATTCCTATTTATCAAAAATATTTAAATGAAGAAGATATCCAAGCTATAAATGAATTTTATAAAACAGAAGCTGGACAAAAACTAATAAAACAAACACCTCAAATAATGCAAGAATCAATGATAGCAGGTCAACAATGGGGTCGTGAAATTGCTCAAAAGATTGTAAAAGAACTTAAAGAAAAAGAATATATAAAACAAAATATGAAATAA